Within the Marinobacter sp. SS13-12 genome, the region ACCCAGTACGCGCTGTTCAGTTCGTTGATGACGTTGCCGGGTAAATTTATTGGTGGTTTCTCGGGCATGGTGGTGGCCGGCTTCGGATACGGGGAGTTCTTCCTGGTGGCGGGGCTGATGGGCATACCCGCTATACTGTTAGCCTGGTTTATGATCCGCAAAGGCGAACGCCTGGATGCCCTCGCACCCCGCAACGAAGAAGTCGAAGACGAACCCCGTAGGTCGGATTAGGCCTTCAGGCCGTAATCCGACACCTGATAGCCTGATGGGTCTGGTGGCTGGCCAGGCGGCGGGGGTACCTTTTCTTTGGAAAAAGAACTCGCTTTGCTCAGACATCTTTTTCTGGCAGAAAAGGTACCCCCGCCGCCAGGCCGATTCCGGCTTTGCGGGTAATGTCGGCAATTGTCGGATTACGCTTCGCTAATCCGACCTACGATTTCCCAGGCGGATGGATCCCGCGTAGGTCGGATTAGCCGAAGGCGTAATCCGACAACCCAAACCTAAGCCAAACTCCAAAACACTATGACCGAACCCACCAAAGACCAAAAAATCTGGCAAGTCGTCGCCGCCATCCCCGCCGGCAAGGTCGCCAGCTACGGCCAGATCGCTGACATGGCTGGCCTCGGGCGCCAGGCTCGATACATAGGCAAGGCTCTGGGCAAACTTCCTGAGGGGCACTCTATTCCCTGGTATCGGGTGATCCGAAGCAATGGGCAGATCGCATTTCCCATCGGCAGTGAGGCGTTTGAAATTCAGGCTCAGAGTTTGCGGGAGGAGGGGGTTATGGTGGTTGATGGCAGGGTGTCGATGCGGGAGTTTGGGTGGCGGCCGTAGGTTTTGGGGGTGATTTTTGGGCTTGTGTCGGATTACGGCCCGGAGGGCCTAATCCGACCTACGTAGACCCATTGCGGTAGGTCGGATTAGCGAAGCGTAATCCGACAACTCACAGGCTTACTCGCTCCCAACCCCCTCAAGCTCTGCTTCATTAATTCCCCAATCCACCGGCAAAACCCCCTCCCTGACAAACCGGTGAAAACTCGAGTACGGCCAATCAATCGCGCGTGCCACATAGCCGTGTTTGACAGGGTTGTAGTGGATATAATCAACATGCCGGTTGAAGTCGTTTTCGTCCCTGATGGTGTGTTCCCAGTAGCGCTTTTGCCAGAGTGATTTGGGCTTGCCGGGTTTGCCCGTTGAGTGCTGCTGGAAACTCTTGGTGAATCCGCCTTTAACCAGGCGCCACCGGGTGGAGTAGTTGGTGTCATCGGCTGGTAACGTCCAGAGGCAGTGGATGTGGTCGGGGAGGACAACCATCGCGTCGATGGTGAAGGGGCGGCGGTTGATGACGTTGCGGAGGGTAGTTCGCAGGCGTTGGACGGCGGCGGGGTTGTTGAAGAGTGGGGTGCGGTTGGCGGTTACGACGGTGAAAAAGTAGGTGCCGCCAGGGAGGCGGTTGCGGCGGTAGTTCATCATACGTCCTTGTATGGTTTGGTGGTGTTTTTGGGTTTTGGCAGTTGTGTTTGGCATTTGTCGGATTACGCTTTGCTAATCCGACCTACGTTAATCACGGAGTGCAGTCGGGCAGGGGGTGGAGGTATTTTTTCTGCCGGAAAAAGGTGTCTGAGCGCAGCGAGTTCTTTTTCCGGCAGAAAAAATACCTCCACCCCCTGTCCAGCCCCCAAACCCGCAGGCAAGGAAGGCCAGTACAGGTCAGAAGTTAGAGCCTAAGCGCCCCGTCGACTTCGATCATCCGCCCGGACATGTAATCATTCTCGAAGATAAACGCAGCAGCGGAGGCAATTTCCTCTGGCTTGCCCATGCGCTTCAGGGGAATGCCGGCGGTCATTTTCTCCAGGGCTTCCGGCTTCATGGAGGCGGTCATCTCGGTTTCGATAAAGCCCGGTGCGATGCCCATGCAGCGGATGCCGTTGCGGGCGAGTTCCTTGGCCCAGACCGGAACCAGGGCTGAAACACCGGCCTTGGCGGCGGAATAGTTGCTCTGGCCCATGTTGCCGGCGCGAGAAATAGAAGCGATGTTGATGATCACGCCCTGGTCACCGTTCTTGATCATCTGCGTGGATGCCTCGCGGCCGCACAGGAAAACGCCCGTCAGGTTCACATCAATCACCGCCTGCCACTGGGACAGCTCCATGCGCTTCTCTACCTCGCCGTCCTTGCCCTTGACCATCAACCCGTCACGCAGGATGCCCGCGTTGTTGATCAGCCCGTTCAGTTGGCCGAAATCCCTCACGATGGTTTCAAAAGTCCTTTCTACGTCCTCTTCCTTCGCCACGTTACAGACGTAGGTTCTGACGTCGCCACCGGCTTTGTCGCATGCAGCCGCAGCTTCTTCCAGCTTTTCCGGCATCAGGTCGATCAGCGCCAGGCGGGCGCCTTTGTCGGCCAGGTATTCAGCCATCGCACGGCCGAGGCCCTGGCCGCCACCGGTAATTGCAATCACGGAATCTTGAAGTTTCATGTTTTGCCCTAAGGTAATGAATAAACAAGCGAGGCGAGTATACCAGAGCTGGTTACTGCCGCCGCAATCAGACACAGCGCACCCCGGGAGGCTCTTTTGGGCGTTTTTCTGTTTTTATTCATCGTCATGCCCATTGTGGAAATGACGATTCTGATCAAGGTGGGAACCCTCATCGGCGCCCTGAATACCGTAGGCCTGGTATTGCTGACGGCCGTTATTGGTGCCGCGTTGTTGCGGCAGCAGGGGCTCGCAACGTTGCTGAAAGCCAACCAGCGACTCAATAGCGGCGAATTGCCAGCGAGGGAGGTCGCTGAAGGACTGATTCTGGCGGTGGGTGGCGCCTTGCTGCTGACTCCCGGCTTTGTAACCGACACCATTGGCTTCCTTTGCCTGATTCCGGGCTCCCGCCACTGGCTAGCCGCCCAGGCACTCAAGCGCATGGTGGTGGCCGGCCAGGGCAGCAGTTTCACCTTTACCGCCGGCCAGCGCGGACCGTTCGGGGGCCAAGGGCCTTTTGGTGGTCGTGAGAGGCCGTTTGGCCGTCAGAGCCCCTTCGACCGGAACGGTGACATCATAGAGGGGGAGTATCGGGACGAAACAGAGCATGACCATCAGCGCCTGGACCGCAACGATGACGATTCGCCGGAAAAAAAGTGAAAATTTTTTGCGCCAAGTATTGAAAACGAATGCGCCACCCCCACATAGGTCTCACAAGTTCGCTGCGGGCCAATAACCGCTGTAAAACAGTTGGTTAAAAGCCCCGGCTTTTAACGCAACCATCATTGCCAAACCTAACCTGACATTGGAGATATCGAGCAATGAAAATACGTCCGCTACACGATCGTGTTGTCGTGCGCCGTAAGGAAGAAGAAGAGAAAACAGCTGGTGGCATCGTGCTGCCGGGTAATGCCAAAGAGAAGCCGTCCCAGGGTGAAGTTATCGCCGTAGGCAACGGCCGTATTCTCGACAATGGCGAAACCCGTGCACTGGCGGTCAAGGTTGGTGACACCGTAGTCTTTGGTCAGTATGCCGGTAATACCGTGAAGGTTGACGGCGAAGACCTGCTCATCATGAGCGAAAACGACATTTTCGGCGTTCTCGAGTAAGCACTCGGTTACGCAGCAATCCGATTGAACGAACAAATTGGGTTTAACGAACAGGAATAGAAGACATGGCAGCAAAAGACGTTAGATTCGGTGACAACGCCCGTAAACGTATGGTTCAGGGCGTTAACGTTCTGGCAGACGCAGTAAAAGTAACCCTGGGCCCGAAGGGCCGCAACGTGGTTCTGGACAAGTCCTTCGGCGCACCGACCGTCACCAAGGACGGCGTATCCGTCGCCAAGGAAATCGAACTGAAAGACAAGTTCGAAAACATGGGTGCCCAGATGGTCAAGGAAGTTGCTTCCCAGACCAACGACACCGCAGGTGACGGCACCACCACAGCGACCGTTCTGGCTCAGGCGATTGTTCGCGAAGGCATCAAGGCTGTCACAGCCGGCATGAACCCGATGGACCTCAAGCGGGGCATCGACAAGGCGACCATCGCCGCTGTACAGGCCATCCGTGACCTGTCCAAGCCCTGTGACGACAACCGCAACATCGCGCAGGTTGGCACCATTTCCGCCAACGGCGATGAGACTATCGGCAAGCTGATCGCAGACGCGATGGAGAAAGTCGGTAAAGAAGGCGTCATCACTGTTGAAGAAGGCCGTGGCCTGGAAGACGAGCTGGACGTCGTTGAAGGCATGCAGTTCGACCGTGGCTTCCTGTCTCCGTACTTCATCAACAACCAGGAAAACATGTCCACCGAGCTGGATGATCCGTACATCCTGCTGGTCGACAAGAAGATCTCCAACATCCGCGAATTGCTGCCGGTGCTGGAATCCGTAGCCAAGGCTGGCAAGCCGCTGATGATCATCGCTGAAGACATCGAAGGCGAAGCCCTGGCGACTCTGGTTGTGAACAACATGCGCGGTATCGTGAAAGTGGCTGCCGTCAAGGCACCTGGCTTCGGTGACCGTCGCAAGGAAATGCTGCAGGACATCGCCATCCTGAGCGGTGGTACTGTGATTTCCGAAGAGGTTGGCCTGACTCTGGAGAACACCACTCTGGACGATCTGGGTACAGCCAAGCGCATCAACATCACCAAGGAAAACACCACCATCATCGATGGTGCCGGTGCCCAGGGTGATATCGAAGCCCGTGTTGAGCAGATTCGCAAGCAGATCGAAGACAGCTCTTCCGATTACGACAAGGAAAAGCTCCAGGAGCGTGTGGCCAAGCTCGCTGGCGGTGTCGCCGTCATCAAGGTTGGCGCCGGTTCCGAAGTGGAAATGAAAGAGAAGAAAGCCCGCGTTGAAGACGCCCTGCACTCCACCCGCGCCGCGGTTGAAGAGGGTGTTGTACCGGGCGGCGGTGTGACCCTGATCCGCGCCATTGCGGCCCTGGACAAGGTAGACGCGATCAACGAAGAGCAGAAGGCTGGTGTGAACATCCTGCGCCGTGCCATGGAAGCTCCGCTGCGCCAGATCGTAACCAACGCCGGTGGCGAAGCCTCCGTCGTGGTGAACAAGATTCTGGAAGGCGAGGGCGCTTACGGTTACAACGCCTCTACCGAAGAGTTCGGTGACATGCTGGAAATGGGTATCCTTGACCCGGCCAAAGTCACCCGCTCCGCACTGCAGGCCGCTGCTTCCGTTGCTTCCCTGATCATCACCACCGAGGCGATGATTGCGGATGAGCCAGAAGAAGAAGGCGCCGGCGGCGGTATGCCGGACATGGGTGGTATGGGCGGAATGGGAGGCATGGGCGGCATGATGTAATGCCGGCCTGACCCGGACTGTTTCTCATTTTTTGAGGAATGGCCCCATAAAGCCATAAAAAACCCCGCGTCGGTTCACACTGACGCGGGGTTTTTTGTTTTTTTGTCATGAACTTGCGAAAGGGCTTTGTTAGACTCGGCAACCGGCCATTTATCTTTGTGACACTGTATGAGCGAAACCCCCGCAAAAGCCTTTTTCAGACCCGGCAAAGTCTTCCTGTTGACCCTTGCCGGTGTGCTGATTTATCTGGTTGCGTTGGTGGTTCTTGTTCCTGCCGGCTGGTTATGGCACCAGGCGTCGGCTCACATTCAACTTCCGCCGGAAGTTCAGGTCAGGCAGGTATCCGGTAAGGCCTGGTCTGGTGCCGCTGGTGCCGTGGTGGCCGGCTATCCTGTCCGGCTGGAGTGGCAGCTTGGCATGCCATCTCTATCAGGATTGTCATTACCGGTGGGTTTTTCGCTGGTGACTTCACAATCCTCGGTTGATGGTCGTGTCAGTCTTGGCTGGCAAGGGGCCGGTACTCTCGATGCAAGGGGCCGGCTGGCAGTCGCCGAATTTGAGGATATGATCCGTCGCAGTGGCGGCGCGGTGATCGAGGGGGACGTCACCATTGACCAGCTTGTGCTGTCCTGGCAGGACGGCCGTATCACCGGTGCTGACGGGCTCGGCCGCTGGGCAGGTGGTAAGGTGACCTGGCCCATGGGGAACAGCGTTGGGCAGGCGGATTTTCCGCCCATGCGGGCGACCCTGGACAGTACCGCTGACGGCGTTGCGCTGGTGGTGGCGCAGCAGGGCGGTGACGGCCCCGCGGCGGATGCCGAAATACGCTGGAATGGCATGATGGATTTAAGGGTATACAAGCGCATGGTGGATCTGGCCGGTCAACCATGGCCGGACTCCGCCAGCCCCGACGACGTGGTGTTTCGGGTAAGGCAACCACTGATTCCCGGAGGCGCCCTGTGATAGCAGTAGCGTCTGCGTTTGGCGGCCAGCGAATTCCGCGTATGCTGGCCAATCTGTTACTGGTTGGTTTGGTGGTTTATCTTGCCTTGGTGTTGGCACAGACTACATGGCTGATCGCCTGGGACGAGCGCCCGGTTACGGTGGCGTCGTCCGCTGCAGGTGCCTCCGGCATCGCTGCTGCAACAAGGCGATTGCAACCCCTGGCTGCCCACCAGTTGTTCGGCAGACCTGCGGAGCGGGCCCGGGTAGCTGAAGTGGTTCGCCGCTCGGCACCGGAGACTCGGCTTAACCTCAGGCTTGAGGGTGTACTGGTAGCAGAGCGCCCGGAAGACTCCGGTGCTATAGTGGCGGGAAGCAATGGCGTAACAGAGCATTATCGCGTGGGTGATGTCTTGCCCGGCAACGCAGAGCTTTCGGAGGTGGAACCTGGCCGCGTTCTGATTCGTCGGAATGGCCAGTATGAAAGCCTGACCTTTGATGATGAAGTGCCAGCAGGCCTGGTTGAGGATGTGGAGGAAGAACCGTTAGCTTCTTCCCCGGAACAGTTCCTCAGTGATGCCAGGGAGCAGCTCGATTCCCAGGGTGTTGCCGCCCTTGCGCCCTATGGCCTGAGCCTGGCGGGCAATGACGGCAGCTCCGGTTACGTATACGATGGCTCCAATGCCATGCTCAATGCCGTCAGCCTCAGGGCCGGTGACGTGATTACTGCCGTCAATGGCCAGCGCCTGGGTGATCTTGAGCAGGACATGGCGCTACTGGAAAATTGGCGGTCTGAACCGCAACTGGAAATCGAAATCGAACGGGACGGATCCATTCTGACCGTAAGCTATGCCATACCTGAACAGTGGCGCTGAACGGATTTAACAATAGGACAAGAACGCCAGATGCTGAACCACAGATCCAATCTATTCCGGGCTTTCGTTGTGGCCCTGTTGCTGCCGCTGATGTCTGTTGCTTACGGCCAGGATGAAACCTGGCGGCTGAACCTCAAAGATGCCGACATCCGTGCTTTTGTAACTCAGGTGGCTGACATTACCGGTTACAGCTTCGTGGTGGATCCGCGCGTAAAGGGCAAAGTCACCGTGCTGTCCAGTGCCCCCATGAACAAGGATGAGATTTACGATCTCTTCCTCGCAGTGCTGCAGGTGCATGGTTTTACCGCCATCCCCGGTGAGGAAGTGATCAAGGTGGTCCAGCAGGTGGATGCCAAGCAGTCCGCCGAATCGCTGGGCCGGTTCACGGAGATACCCTCGGAACAACTGATTACCCGGGTCATCCAGATTGATAACGCCAATGCCCTGGAACTGGTGCCCATCCTGCGGCCGCTGGTGGCGAAATACGGCCATCTGGCAGGCGTAGCCGCAGCGAATGCCCTGATTGTCAGCGATCATTCGTCGAATATCCGCCGTATTGAACAGATTGTCAGGGAGCTGGACAGCCCCTCCAAGTACGAAGTGGAAGTAATCCAGCTTGAGGAAGCCTGGGTTGGCGATATGGTTGAGCTATTACAGGAACTGGCGCCGGATGAGCTTGGGCGGGGAGGCGGAGAAAACGCCGCCCGCAAATACAGTGTGACAGCGGACGAGCGCAGTAACCGGTTGATTCTCCGCGGCGATGAAACCTTCCGTGACAAAATGCGTGGGCTGATCACCAAGCTTGACCAGCCTTCTGCCACTGGCGGCACCACCAAGGTCATTCGTCTGAGCCATGCCGATGCGGAAAACCTGACGGAAATTCTGAAGGGCGTGATGGGTGAGTTGGCCAAGGAATCTTCAGGCTCCGGCGGCGCGGCGGGTGGAGCCTCCGGCAGCACCCGTACCTCCGGTTTCGCCGTCTTCGCCGATGAAGGTCTGAACGCGCTGGTAGTGCGTGGTGAGCCGTCCATGATGCAGGAGGCCGAGCAGATTGTGCAGGCGCTGGACGTGCGCCGTGCCCAGGTAATGATAGAGGCTGCCATTGTTGAGATCAGCGATTCGCTGGGGCAGGACCTGGGCGTTCAATTTGCCGTTGGCGATGAGTCCGGCGGTTCCACACCCGTGGCGGGTAGCAATTTTGATAACGTTGGCCGCAGTCTGGGCGACGTACTGGGCGCAATTCTGTCTGAGTCGTTTCTGACGCCCGCCGTGGGCGGTATTACTGTTGGTGCGGGTCAGCGTAATGAAGACGGCATTTCCTGGGGTGTCCTGCTGCAGGCGCTCTCCACTTCGGCTGCGGCGAACCTTTTGTCCACACCCAGCATCATAACGCTGGATAACCAGGAATCTGAAATAATCGTTGGCCAGAACGTGCCTTTCCGGACCGGGCAATCCACGGTAACCGGTGACGGTACCACCAATCCATTCACCACCATCGAACGCCGGGATATTGGCCTGACCCTCAAAGTGACGCCAACCATCAGTGCCGACGGGCTGGTGCGCCTGGTGGTAGAGCAGAGCACTGAAAATATCGCGGACAGTATTGAGTCCGCCTCGGACATCATTACCAACAAGCGTGAAATCAAGACCACTGTTCTGGCGGATGATGGGGAAACCATTGTTCTTGGCGGCCTGACAACGGACGACCTTCAGATCAACAAAAGCAAGGTACCCCTGCTGGGAGATATTCCCGTGCTTGGCCGCCTGTTCTCGTCGGAATCTGAGCGCCGGGTGAAGCGTAACCTGCTGGTGTTCCTGCGGCCCACCATCATGCTGGGCAAGGCCGAGTCGATCGCTGCCACGGATGAGAAGTTCCAGAGTCTTTGGGAGATCAATCTCGGGGTGCGCCGCAAGCTGGGGCTTCCGGATCCTGAGAGCCCGCCTACGAAAGATTCGCTGTTCAACCCGAGCAATGACTGAGCGTCTCCCTGCTGTGCGCTTGAGCCGGCCAGGTCCTGAACGGAGCCTGGTCTAGCCTCTGAGCGGCGGCAGCGGGCAGTCGAGTTGGTCTGCTACCAGGCGGATCAGCTCATACTCGCTGGTGCTGATCTCTCCATCTGCCATTATGCAATGGCCACAGGCGTCAATAATGCCGGGTTTGAGCAGGGGAGACAGACTATTGAGTGTCATCAGTGCCTGCCGTAAACGGGTTACCGACACCTCCGCAAGCAGCTCCGATTTCTCCCCATTCGATATGAAGCCAGCCATAGCCTCTTCAAAAAGAGATTGTCTGTTACGGCCATCCTCCGCGCCGGCTCGTGCCATCAGGCTGAACACCACCTGTAGCTGAGCCGTCACTGGTCGGTAGCTGCGGTAACGCACCGGTACCACCCGTGCGGAATCGTCAGCCAGGTGGCGGCGAAGAAAGGTGTGCATGGCCAGCTCGAAGAGGCTCAGACGGTTGTCCGCCCTGATCAGTTTTTCGGTGCCGGCCATCAGCAGGGCACGCTCGTCCGGGTCCAGTTTGCGCAGGGCCGGCATGGCCAGTTCCAGAGCGGGGAATCGCACCCCCTTACCCAACGATTCCAGGGCGGGTAACAGTTTGTCCAGTAACGCCAGGTTGGGGGCGAAGATCGAATCGGCTTCAATCAACGCCAGCTGCTGATCCCTTGTCTTTGGGGGTAGCTGGTATATCAGTAGTGCGTAGCACAACTGGATAGCACCAGCGCGAGTGTAAAGCAGGTTTCGGAAGGTGGAAGGCAGGCTGTTCAGAAGCGTTACTGCGTAGTCTTCACTGCGCTGATTAACCGTACCCACATTGTCCGAAATGTTTCGCGGCGGCCGGGTGTTCAGCGGTGACGTGTTGCCAGTGCCAAATCCGGCTGCAGCCTCCGGAAGGGGAGCGCTCGAAGAGGCTGAACCTGCTGATCGCAATCTCTCCCCCGGCTCAGTGTCTCGCAGGCGGCTGCGAAGCCGTGCAAACAGGCCGGGCTGGATGGCTTCGATGCGTTCCTGCACCGGAGGATGCGACGCCAGCAGGGCGGTAAATTTCATCCGGGTGCTCTCGCCAAAACACATATGGTTCATGTCACTGGCGTGGCTGGTGGTATCAAGGTATCCACCCTTGAGGCCGATCTTGAACAGGGCACCGCCAATGCCTTCGGGGTTGCGGGTAAACTGCACGGAGGAGGCGTCTGCCAGCATTTCCCGCTGCCGCGACACCGCGGACTGTATCAGCCGGCCGAAAAACACGCCGATATAGCCGATCACCACCAGTGCCAGCCCCACAAGCCCGAAGACTGCTGTGCCCCGGCTGTTGCTGGATGTTCGGGCTGACCGGTGAGAGCCGTAGAAAGAGACGCGCAGCAGGAAGCTTCCAATCTGCCCGACCATCAGTATGCCGGCGAGCAGGGCGATAAGACGAACATTCAGCCGCATATCGCCATTCAGAACATGGCTGAACTCGTGGCCAACCACGCCCTGGAGCTCGTCACGGCTTAGTTGGGTCAGGGCACCATGAGTCACCACCATAACGGCTTCACCGGGCGTGTAACCTGCCACAAACGCGTTAATGCCGGTTTCCTGGTCCATCACATAGAGTTCCGGAACACTCACGCCGCTGGCGATGGCCATCTCTTCAACGATATTGCGCAATTTGCGCTCGTCTGAATCCCTGGTGTCCGGGTCGATGGCCCTGGCGCCAACCATCTTGGCCACCCGTTCACCGCCGCTGGCCAGGTCGGCCCAGCGGATCAGTGAGCCAATCCCGATAAGCACGACCACCGCAAGCGCCGTTAACAGACCGTGACGGCTGAGCAGCCAGTCAGCAAACGCAAGCCCTGTGGTCTCGCTGCGGGTAACCATATAGCCCACAAGGCAAACACTGAGCGTGATAATGACCACTGCCGCCAGAAACAGGATAACGAGTACACCTGTATTCCGGCGGGCGTTGGCCTGGCGCTGGAAAAACCCCTGATGTGCCATGGCAGCCAGCCTCAGAAGGCGACTTTCGGTGCCTGGCGGGCTTCAGGGGATTCCAGTTCCAGCTGGGACGACGGCTTGAAGCCGAGGAATCCGGCCACGATGTTGTTGGGGAACTGCTCGCGGAAGATGTTGTAGCCCATCACGCCATCGTTGTAAGCCTGGCGTGCGAATGAAACCCGGTTTTCGGTACTGGAGAGCTCTTCCATCAGTTGCTGGATGGTTTCGTTGGCTTTCAGTTCCGGGTAGTTTTCCGCCACTGCGTAAAAATTGGCAAGGGCCTTGGACAGCATGTTCTCGGCACTGCCGAGGCGCTGGATCTTGCCACCATCCGCGGGGTCACCGGCAGCGTCTTTCTGGGCGCTGACAGCATTGTTGCGGGCGTCCATCACCTCAGTGAGGGTGTTGCGCTCGTGGGAGAGGTAGGCCTTGGCGGATTCCACCAGATTGGGAATCAGGTCATGACGGCGCTGTAGCTGGACATCAATCTGGGCAAACCCGTTTTTGACCTGGTTGCGCAGGGAAACCAGACGGTTGTAGATAAAGACGATAAAGACAACGACAACGGTAATAACGATCAGGCCGATCAGCGTGGTTCCCATGGCAACTCCTTCCGTGCTTGGGGATCAGGTTGGGTGTTCAGTGCTCAGGCATTATTCTCCACGATTTTACGGTGAAAGCTGGCGACAAACCTCTCAAAATCGTGGGGCTTGAGTGGTTTACTGAAGAAATACCCCTGCGCCAGCTGGCAGCCTCTCTGGGCGAGATAGTATTCCTGTTCCGCCGTTTCGACGCCTTCTGCCACAACGGTGAGGTTGAGGCTCTTGCCAAGGTCGATGATGGTATTGGCAATTCGGGTGTCTTCTTCGTTCACCAGCAGGTCGCGGATGAACTGTTTGTCGATCTTCAGGTGCTGGACCGGCATGCGCTTGAGATAGGTCAGTGACGAGTAGCCGGTTCCGAAATCGTCCACGGCAATGCTGATGCCGGCAAGGTGCAGGCGCTTGAGTTTCTCCACTGCCTCTTCCAGGTTGGTCATGAAGCTGGTTTCGGTTACTTCCAGCTCCAACCGGCCGGCGGGAATATTGTGCCGCTTCAGGGTGTCCAGTATGTCGTCCACAATGGAGTCCTGGCGGAGCTGTACCGCCGAGAGGTTGACGGCAATCCTCAGGGGCATGCCATCGCTGGCCCAGCGGGCTGCCTGCCAGCAGGCCTGGTCAAGCACCCATTGGCCGATTTCGACAATGCTGCCGTTCATTTCGGCAACGGGAATAAAGTGGTCTGGTGGCACGAGGCCTTTTTCCGGGTGCTCCCAGCGGATCAGTGCTTCAGCGCCGATAATGCGGTGGGTTTCCAGGTTGATCTGTGGCTGGTAGACGAGATGGAACTGATGATTGGCCAGGGCGACGGAGAGGTCTTTCTCAAGTTGCTTCCGCTCACGAATCTCCCGGTCAACGCTGGCAACGTAGAACTGGAAGTAGTTGTGTCCGCTTTCCTTCGCCAGTGCCATGGTCTGTTCGGCGCTTTGCAGCAGTCTGTCGCCCTTTTCAGCGTCGCCCGGGAAGAGGGCAATGCCTAAAGTTGCCGTCATGGTGACGGTCTGGTCGTCGAAAACCATCGGGCTGCTCAGAGCCGCCAGTATCCGGTCTGCGGTGTTTGCCGCCTGGAACCCGTCACGCAGGCCTTTCTCCACAATAACAAACTGGTCGCTGCCCAGCCGGGCGATGGTGAACCGGTTGCCTCCCAGTATATGGGTGAGGCGATCTGCGACGGCCTGAAGGATCAGGTCACCGGTACGAAAGCCGCATTGTTCATTGATGGACTTGAAATCGTCGATGCCACAGCAGATCAGGGAAAGGACGGACCTGTCTTCCTGAGCCTCTTCGATATCCGTCTGTAGAAGCTCCATAAATGTGTCCCGGCTTGGCAGGCCGGTGAGCTGGTCATATCTGGCGAGCCGGTTAACACGGTCCTCGGCTTCCCGGTGGCGGGTCTGGCTATCACCAATGGCTACCAGCAAGTTGTTGGTGGCATTCACCCAGAGCCCGAGTTCGTCGTTCTGGTGGCCCTGGGGAAGGTGGATGAGGTTGTCGTCCGGGTGGTCCGGATCCACCTGCTTGACGGACTGGACAATGCGTAACAGTGGGCGTGTCAGCAGCAAATGGAAGACCACGAACAGCACCATTCCCAGAATAACGGCAATAGCGATACCGGAGCCGAAAGTTACCGAGGCCCGCTCAAGCCAGGTGCCCGCAGCCGGCCCGGTGTCATAGTGAAGTTCGAGGTAGCCATAGACATTGCTGTTTCCGGAGTTACCGCTGCGGGAAAGCTCCTGGCGATAGGTTCGCTCTGCAGCAAAAATCGGGTCGGTTATTGGGCGAAAGGGGCTTTCCTGAAGCGGACGGTCACGACGACCGAGAGCCTCGCCGTCCGGATGGGTAATACGTGCCAGATGAATGGATTCCTGGGCAAACAGGCCATCGACCACCTGTTGCGCCAGGTCGGCATCGATACTGAAAACGGCCTGGGTTGAGGCGTCCCTGACCAATGCGATGGTCTGCTGTGCCTGTGCATCAAGTGAGGCAGAGACACGCCTTGCATCCAGAATAACCTGGATAGTGCTGACAACAATCCCGCTTATCAGCGCAACAGCCAGTACCCATCGCAGTACCCGGTACCCCAGGCGATGTTCTACCTCAAAGGAA harbors:
- a CDS encoding MGMT family protein, whose protein sequence is MTEPTKDQKIWQVVAAIPAGKVASYGQIADMAGLGRQARYIGKALGKLPEGHSIPWYRVIRSNGQIAFPIGSEAFEIQAQSLREEGVMVVDGRVSMREFGWRP
- a CDS encoding transposase; this translates as MNYRRNRLPGGTYFFTVVTANRTPLFNNPAAVQRLRTTLRNVINRRPFTIDAMVVLPDHIHCLWTLPADDTNYSTRWRLVKGGFTKSFQQHSTGKPGKPKSLWQKRYWEHTIRDENDFNRHVDYIHYNPVKHGYVARAIDWPYSSFHRFVREGVLPVDWGINEAELEGVGSE
- a CDS encoding SDR family oxidoreductase, whose amino-acid sequence is MKLQDSVIAITGGGQGLGRAMAEYLADKGARLALIDLMPEKLEEAAAACDKAGGDVRTYVCNVAKEEDVERTFETIVRDFGQLNGLINNAGILRDGLMVKGKDGEVEKRMELSQWQAVIDVNLTGVFLCGREASTQMIKNGDQGVIINIASISRAGNMGQSNYSAAKAGVSALVPVWAKELARNGIRCMGIAPGFIETEMTASMKPEALEKMTAGIPLKRMGKPEEIASAAAFIFENDYMSGRMIEVDGALRL
- a CDS encoding FxsA family protein, with translation MGVFLFLFIVMPIVEMTILIKVGTLIGALNTVGLVLLTAVIGAALLRQQGLATLLKANQRLNSGELPAREVAEGLILAVGGALLLTPGFVTDTIGFLCLIPGSRHWLAAQALKRMVVAGQGSSFTFTAGQRGPFGGQGPFGGRERPFGRQSPFDRNGDIIEGEYRDETEHDHQRLDRNDDDSPEKK
- the groES gene encoding co-chaperone GroES, with the protein product MKIRPLHDRVVVRRKEEEEKTAGGIVLPGNAKEKPSQGEVIAVGNGRILDNGETRALAVKVGDTVVFGQYAGNTVKVDGEDLLIMSENDIFGVLE
- the groL gene encoding chaperonin GroEL (60 kDa chaperone family; promotes refolding of misfolded polypeptides especially under stressful conditions; forms two stacked rings of heptamers to form a barrel-shaped 14mer; ends can be capped by GroES; misfolded proteins enter the barrel where they are refolded when GroES binds), whose protein sequence is MAAKDVRFGDNARKRMVQGVNVLADAVKVTLGPKGRNVVLDKSFGAPTVTKDGVSVAKEIELKDKFENMGAQMVKEVASQTNDTAGDGTTTATVLAQAIVREGIKAVTAGMNPMDLKRGIDKATIAAVQAIRDLSKPCDDNRNIAQVGTISANGDETIGKLIADAMEKVGKEGVITVEEGRGLEDELDVVEGMQFDRGFLSPYFINNQENMSTELDDPYILLVDKKISNIRELLPVLESVAKAGKPLMIIAEDIEGEALATLVVNNMRGIVKVAAVKAPGFGDRRKEMLQDIAILSGGTVISEEVGLTLENTTLDDLGTAKRINITKENTTIIDGAGAQGDIEARVEQIRKQIEDSSSDYDKEKLQERVAKLAGGVAVIKVGAGSEVEMKEKKARVEDALHSTRAAVEEGVVPGGGVTLIRAIAALDKVDAINEEQKAGVNILRRAMEAPLRQIVTNAGGEASVVVNKILEGEGAYGYNASTEEFGDMLEMGILDPAKVTRSALQAAASVASLIITTEAMIADEPEEEGAGGGMPDMGGMGGMGGMGGMM
- the gspN gene encoding type II secretion system protein N, translating into MSETPAKAFFRPGKVFLLTLAGVLIYLVALVVLVPAGWLWHQASAHIQLPPEVQVRQVSGKAWSGAAGAVVAGYPVRLEWQLGMPSLSGLSLPVGFSLVTSQSSVDGRVSLGWQGAGTLDARGRLAVAEFEDMIRRSGGAVIEGDVTIDQLVLSWQDGRITGADGLGRWAGGKVTWPMGNSVGQADFPPMRATLDSTADGVALVVAQQGGDGPAADAEIRWNGMMDLRVYKRMVDLAGQPWPDSASPDDVVFRVRQPLIPGGAL